GCACGgccgagtcccccccccccccagcaaaactCTCCCTCCCGAGCCCCACCCCCCGCAgaactctcccccccctcccccccgggcacgGCCGAttcgccctccccccgcccgcagccaCGTCCGGGACCGTGCATCAATTGCTGGGGCCCTTCACTTGCGaaaggatcccccccccccccccgtgctgggtGGAGGCTGTTGCAGTCAGAAGGGGCTTAATCCCGTCTCCCTGGGTGGCTTGGAGCTGGGGGGTCCCTGGAGccactttctctctccctctgcctggggatggggccagagaaggagggagcccaggtcctctcccccccccccccccctttgctctaCAACAGGGAGATTGGTTGTGCTCCTGGTCCTAGGGGTGGGGGCGAATTTGGCTGCCAcatttttgctttctttgcaaggagcgggatggggggggaTGAGGCGGTCAGTCACTTAAACAGTCTTGAGCTGGTGTGTTTTAAAATAGCGCTTTTCTTTGTTGCAGTTGTTCTGTCTCCTGCTACAAGAGGCATAAGGGTAAGAAAGGGACTTTGTCTTGGCGCTGCATGTTCTtctaaatcaatttttaaaagctGCTAACTTGTTGCTTGTGTCTTTCCTACGCTGGAGAATTAATGTCACTTTGAATTTTTCATAGAGCAATGTATACCTGGACAGGATCAGGTGGTGAAGAAGGTGGTTACAGACACACCCTTGCCTTTCAGAAGAGTTAAGCCGGGGGAAGATGAAGGTAGGTGTACATTTTAAAGCGTACATTCTAGGTATCTATTAACAAACAAGCCTTTGTTGGGCTTCTTAGCAGAAATAGTCACACACAAAGATCAAAAGCTAATGCTAGCTTCTCATTGGAGAAAAAATAGTAGCTCCAAACCTGGGGACTgggaaaaattaaacagattaattACATTCCTAGAAAAATAGAGGAcctgtccatttaaaaaaaaattaagttgatAAATTGATAAATATATAATCAGAAGTTTCTGTTGAGTAAAATTATCATATGCAGAATGTGGTGTTTCTGGTAAAGAGGCTTTCTCTATCATATGGTGGGAGATTTAATGGTTAGATTATTGCATAATGTTTCTCTAAACAGAAGGTAATTGTGATGATTATCTGTGTTTGATATTTAAATGCAATGATATGCAAGCCTGTTTTAAAAACtgcctaaatacattttaaaactccCATAAATGCTGGCATCAATTAGCGAGATTTTTAGAACATAAGATTAAAGCAAATTGAGTATTCTAAAACTTGCTGTGCTTTGAAACAATGTTGTAACTGTTCCTACCTTTTGCAGAATACTTGCCTGCCTTATCAGCTGCCTGCTCTTGTTTATGTAAAGGagggaggttttttttattactgTAAAATATAGCATCTTTGGTAGGTCTGTTTCCTGAAATAATTGTGCCTTTAGCTTATTACAATAGGCTTAAAAAACAAGAATCCTTATACTAAATACGTCTCTATGCTAAAATAATTTGTGCAGTCTACTGTGCTCTAGAGGTGATGCTTATGAGTTTAATCTTAATACATCAGCtttttttgaaaattaaatacGTAGGTGAGAATAAAACATGGATGTGTAGTTGCCTAGGTTTTCAAATGAGTCCTATAAATGTATCCCAAAAgaagtaggctacgtctacactggccccttttccggaaggggcatgttaatttccttcaaaagtaggaataagatcctccggaaaagggcgctttttccggaggatcggggccagtatagacgctcttttccggcttttctaaaagccggaaaaaagcggcggacatttttatttaaatgccgcgggggatatttaaatcccctgcggatttccatattacgatctctgaaattaacatgccccttccggaaaaggggccagtgtagacgagcctgTAGTGTAAAATCCCTTCTTTTGGAAAGTGCCATGTGAGTGAATATGTAGTGTTTTAGGTACTGCAGCTGTGTAAGGCAGTGATGGccaaccaaggctagtgagtgggctacaAGATTGAAATTAGTCTTGTGCACTAACCATGACCCCAAGAATAAGACTGAATACATGGCATgctgaatatttcaaaataagtagaaATGCTTTAATCGTTCATATCTTGATAGAACTGTCACCcacttcaaataaaaaaaaaatgttgacacTTATTTTACAAGAagtgatggtacttggtcctgccatgagggcaggggcctggactcgatgacctctaaaggtcccttccagctttatgagagaggtatatctccatatattattattattattatcattattattatatcAAATCCCTGATCGGTCTCTTCCCTGTCTCCTCACCCAAGCTGTCCCAGGTCTTAAAcaccatgaatcagctgattcaccatattcaagctctgagagggaggggtAGGACCCAAGAATGTCACCTACCACTGGTGTAAGGTCTTGTTTAAGACCTCTTCATTAAATGGTACTCAGAATGATACTGGAAAATGGGGTGAAGGAATATTTCAAACTGAGGTTTTTACCTTCTTGCTAGTGGCTACTGCAAAGTACCTGTTTTAATTTGGGGGTGGTCGGTAGAAATGTTGCCTTCGCTTTTGGCCCCAACCTGACCACTTTAAATAAATTAAACCACATTTCTGCTTGCCTTAGGAAGCTGTTGGTCGGTAGAGGACATCCTGACGGAAGATGATGAAGGGGATCGAGTCCCGCTGCAGAAGCTTAAACGTTTAGGTAACTTTTAAGATCAATCTGTGAAGTCTGCTGTAAGGACTTCCAGTTTTGCTTCAGTCACCACCACCGCCTAATTCTGTAAAAACTAAGACATATAATGCTCAGTCTTTAGGAGCATTTGTGTTATGCCATCGGGAGGATTAATAAGGTGCGTATTAAGTTAGTCTTTACAAACCGTACCTTCTGAATAACCTGAAGTAGCATAGTGCGAGCACATCCAGAAGGACAAATCAGTAATACATTTTTTGAGTACAGCCACTCtccgacttacgaccatccgcacttacgaccaagtggatctgagttacgaacggcgatccgcgcttacaaacagcgcggtcgccatgtaactctatgggatccaagttacgaacagtttgagttacggaccaagtgttggttcgtaactcggagagcggctgtaCTGCCTGTCCCAGTGGGAGAGGCATGCTTTGATCTGGACTTATTCCCCCAATTGTAGGAAAGCAGGTATTTACAAAAGTAGCATCTGCCAAGGCTTTGGGGGGTAAGTTTGAGCTCTCTTAGATAACAGGAAAGCTTTTGGGAGCAGATTTAAATACACATGTAAGTTTCTCTCCTACATGTTACATTTTTCGACTTTCCTCAAACAGATGCAGTATGAGTAGAAggttgactttaaaaaaaaaaaaccacacctttTCAAATCCATGATTAATCTTTCCCTACTTTAAAACTGGTGGCATTCCTCTTctaaaagtatttattttttgAATAGGAGAGTCTAAAGAACTGAAAAGCTTACTACTCAACCCTCACCTGCAGCAATTGCTGCGAACGATAGACGAAGCCAAAGAAAAAGAGTCCCTCATGAAAACATCTATGCAAGAGCCCTTGTTTGTGGAGTTTGCGGACTGCTGCTTGAGAGTTGTTGAACCTCTGGAGAAAGAGAATTTTCCTCTGGACTGAGAGACTGTTCGGGAACAGATAGCTCATCATGAATTTTTCTGTAACAGAAGAGACATTTTACTACGCTGTGCTTTGCTGAAAGAGCCTCAGGTATATTCTTTACTCAAGGTAGAACGCCTGGCTGTCTCACCTCCAGTCTTGTCAAAGGGCAAGCTTTTGTCACAGGTGGCTGAAAGTACTGATGGGAGAGAGGTATATGTGTGCATGTACTAGCAGGAATAGTGTTTTAGTGCTGGATCTTTCTTTTAGTGACAGTTTGTTTGCCAACAGGGCTGTGCTGGGAATTGCTGACGTCAAGAGTATAAGAGAGAAAGATTAGACCAAGTCCACCAGCATTTAACTTGATCTTTCAAATATTTGACAACCTGGCTGAGACATTAGAATTCAGATAGCTGTGCGAGATATTTATTAAAATGCCATGTGCGTAACAAAACGAAATACATCCGTTTCCCTGCCCGATGAAACAAGAAAAAACTCTTTTCTCTGTCACGCCAAAGGTTCCTGTGTTAACCTGTGAGGCTAGTGTTGGAGAGAGATGCAACAACGAGGGGCTCTTTGCAATCTTAGCAGCATCTTGAGTGTGAAACTTTTTATATTTGATCTACATCTGAGTTTGGATCAATACAATCTAAATGTTCAAAAGTAGCATGTTCATTTTTCTTCAACTGGTCAGAAACAGCGAGCCCAATCTTGCATTCCCACTTTTCCTGAGATAATTATGTCCAGCACTAAGCTCCACAAATTCTTGCATTAGAAACCTGCTGTACTCCAGGCAAATGGCTGCATGGTTACTGGGGGTGGTGCTTCCAAACAATAGTGTTCAGATTTCTTGTTGGCTTCGGGTATGTACTGTGACATGCTGAAAAGGATATTTTACATTAAATCAAAGAGCGGTTTGTTCAAatgttttccaacttttttttagCCCTATTaatagggatataagtgactagctgactatccaataagcaaaagcttatcaatcagtcaactagtcacttcctcccacccttgctgtctctatcagaggcatcaaggtggggggaggcaggagctggttcccccagcaccatctccggtggaggggagcggggccctggTTCCCGGCTCACTCCCAGTCCCAGATTCTGTGCCTCTCAGcgtttaatacatttaaaaagctaaaacacagcaggagggacccagcgtgagctgggacagctgattcccggcttgtgcaGGGTCCTCTGCTGTACACCAGCctctttaaatacatttaaatggaCATTTTAAACCCCACTGTGACTgcccctgcttatcgactaattgatggaaaatccatcgactagtcagttaaatttaatttaacatccctgcctaTTAAAGGTTGTTCTGATTGTTTGTAGTTCTACTATAGTGTTTTCTTGGTATGAGCgcagatttctttctttctccattaGGTAATGGAGGAAGTGTTAACAGTTAATATACCTGTAACCTTATACTTAGAAAAGTGTCTactaggaaaaaaaaattaaggcttGAATATAGCAGcagatattttttaaattgctccATCTCAAGCAGAAAAAATGTAGCtagattaaaacatttaaaagcagCCTCTTGGAAGAAGTCCTTCCTTGAAGGAAAAAGTGCAATAAATACTTAAGATGCCCCCAAATCCACATTATGTAGTGAGCAGTTTTTTCTTATCAAGTAAGATTTGGTTGAATCCAGTGATGGTACAAGCTTGGGTGTGCGGACTGATGTTTGCATGAGGCAGTGGAGACTTCTTGCAATGAAATTTGACAGAGCcctaggaagaaaaagaaaatgagttTTAGTTGTTGGGGAAAAATTGTCAGCCGCCTACTGGCCTCGGTGTGCTATCCTCGCTTAGCAAGTAGCACCTTATTCAGCCTGCAGCCCATTGAAGCTAAACTACTTGCAGAGTGAGTAAATACTGCTCACCCTTAAGTTAGGGTGGTGAAATCTGTCCCTCAGACTTTGGGGGATTTACAGCTGAGATGAATTTGTACAATAAGCCACTAGAACCAGTAGTGGCTACACTACAATGCTTTTAAATAGGGGATTTTGGTTTTGAACTCCAATGTGCATGGCTGCGGTAAACTAGTGCGTGGAACCTCGGGCTCCCAGGGTGCTTTACACAATCATCTTGCACAAGTGTCCCTTCGTGCTACGTGTCCTATGATGCTGCAGAGTTGATTTCATGCTGGGGAACAGGATCATACAGAGCTAGGCTTTTAACCAAAGAGCAGTTATGGAGAAGCCAGTGGGGGGTTGCGTCATGCTCTTTGTGTGTTACCTAATGGACACTTTCCTCAATTTGATCGCTGCTGGTAACAGAGAGGATGGCAACACACTGAACTGATTTCTCAAAAGCTTTGGTGTCTCAGTTTCCTTAGCATATGCTATGTGCCTATACTTAACACTTCCACAAGCATCTTCCCCCTC
The nucleotide sequence above comes from Pelodiscus sinensis isolate JC-2024 chromosome 21, ASM4963464v1, whole genome shotgun sequence. Encoded proteins:
- the ZNHIT3 gene encoding LOW QUALITY PROTEIN: zinc finger HIT domain-containing protein 3 (The sequence of the model RefSeq protein was modified relative to this genomic sequence to represent the inferred CDS: deleted 1 base in 1 codon), whose protein sequence is MQAGGGCCVCGAQGPPRYRCPGCRARYCSVSCYKRHKEQCIPGQDQVVKKVVTDTPLPFRRVKPGEDEGSCWSVEDILTEDDEGDRVPLQKLKRLGESKELKSLLLNPHLQQLLRTIDEAKEKESLMKTSMQEPLFVEFADCCLRVVEPLEKENFPLD